Below is a genomic region from Bartonella harrusi.
GGTAAATTGAATATCCTCAAGGCTTTTGGTGAAAATGAAACAATAAAAATTGCGGATACATTTTATCTTGATCCTACCGGTTCTTCAATCGAAGGAGGCATTGGTGTTAATGCCTCTCTCTCTGAGAATATTGTTCTCCATGGTGATATTAGCTATCGGCAGAAACTTCAAAAAGCCGGTGTCTTTGGAACCAGTTTTTCTGGTGGAGTTCGTTATCATTTTTAAAAGAAAAGCCAGTATCAATTTTAGTAAAAAACAGCAAAAAGCAGCACAACGTGCTGCTTTTTAGCATTAAATTTCTTTTTCTCAAAACACTCTTATAACAATACTAAAATGATAACGATGCTAAAAAACATCCACTAACAGAGAAAGACTTTTTTCATTACAAAAGAGGAATATACACTTTCCCTCTCTCCCAAATCACGCTCTTATCGTAAGGAGCAGATTTTTTTTGCAAGATAAAAATCAAAATTGCAAGAAATTATGACAGTAAATATAAAAACACTGAAAGGAGATGACCCCCATACATCCGACAGAACCGACACGCTCCGTCATTCTTTTCATCCCTGAGAACGTTCAAGCATTTACCAAACGATATTGACCGAAAAAGAATCTGATCAATCTGTTTCTTTTATGCCGCCAGCACCCTGCATAGCTTGCGAAAGATTGTTTACTGCGGTCAAATGGCTTTGCAGCAATTCGCTATTACGATTTAATTTTTGCTGTAAGTCGGATAATAAATTCTCAACCTCTTGGACAATCTCTTCATTCATGTAGCGTTTTATATCACTCATAGATTTATTCAAATCACGCAGACCACGTATTTTACATAAATTTATTTCTTCATAATCTGGAACACTACTGCTTTCCAGCATATTGCTTTCATAATCGACCACTTGTGCCAACCCATTAACAGCAGCTACAAATTTTGTCATTGCCCATTCACGATCAATAAGATCATTATTCAGGACTTTTGCTTTTGATGCAAAACTATCATCACCGTATTGCATTACAGACATTTTTATTTCCCCTTCCACAATCTTGTTCACTCTTGTTCTCAAATAAGGGAGATCAAACAGCCTCTCTTCAATGTTGATACACTCAATTGCATTCATTGTGCGACTATTGCCCCGACAAAAAGCACGATAACCGTTAAAAGCGTATATCTCTTCAATTCTTAACGCATGATATGAAAATATTTTTTCTTTGCTCCAAAACCACCATTGACGCGATACCCATTTGCAAAAACGCTACAAATCCTCAAACCAACACGTAATGGATATCAGAAATCTTTAATTTGTTTTGCCTCTCTTCAACAAAAATGACAACGTGTTGATGCCAACAAAAATTTGTAGTATATTAACGCGCTAACGCGTTAAGCTCCTTAAAGATTTCAACTTTCACCCTTCTCATT
It encodes:
- a CDS encoding flagellar protein FlgN, encoding MSVMQYGDDSFASKAKVLNNDLIDREWAMTKFVAAVNGLAQVVDYESNMLESSSVPDYEEINLCKIRGLRDLNKSMSDIKRYMNEEIVQEVENLLSDLQQKLNRNSELLQSHLTAVNNLSQAMQGAGGIKETD